One region of Eupeodes corollae chromosome 1, idEupCoro1.1, whole genome shotgun sequence genomic DNA includes:
- the LOC129942331 gene encoding uncharacterized protein LOC129942331, translated as MTSLSELIFAADRIVKSYDVFSQRPEHLHTIDSLEARKIELKELWSEFKVSFQKCTHDESDNVEVLDSKYNSTSETYISFHGEILRLIAKLKNENANTNRSAGNLDSSETYQCIKVPACDTDFFYGDYLTWPSFRDMFEAVYKNHPKLGQVQKLFHLRSKTKGSAQAIVSKFPLTNDSFDLAWESLKNTYENKRILVNNQVKVLFNLPRMQIESAKAIKELRSSINDCLASLKPHKVTTSNWDPMLIYACSNRLPTETLSFWEQSLQDPSEVPTWEQMDKFLESRYRILESISDVQSTSTTSLAKKGFNTKPNNHMKVQAFHTKTFNFSCKVCKGQHPLRKCSTFLELPVKSRYEFVRQNNICTNCLSVTHSSNKCKSIYTCSTCKGHHHTLLHFASSTSSQNVNQSPLIDTSSNTQASNLTNTQSTSNPQQLSNLVNHSSYHTTLDRSVLLATALIKILHNGNQHVLRALIDPGSEVSFISEPVHNRLKLPFHSINSQICGINSAYAATAQKLCTFSLLNEENPSKPITGQAIVLKHLTNHLPVSSFQLTDLGSLEGLKLADPTFNKSSQIDFLIGADLYPAIIRPGLLHISPSLIAQNTLFGWVLSGLLPHHFHTFTTFLSSQTESDISFDMNKFWELEEIRDTKPNISNADQYCEDLYINTTRRLQDGRYVVKLPFKPKTNINRGLGLSRQIALNQFLRSERSLASNPVLQSTYSEVISEYIRLGHMKKVDAQERFENGVVSSYYLPHHVVIKPESVSTKVRVVFNASSPSSNGTSLNDLLHAGPVLQRDLPTLILRWRFFKYVFNGDIEKMYRQIVVDARDTPFQRILYRSTPYSEIEDYELLTVTFGVNCAPYLALRTLLKLADDIETTYPLASKIIRSDFYVDDLLSGAHDILTARKSQDELIAAFNSAGFSIRKWTSNECYLLNHLPPEHVLSEHFLNLDDGSSVKTLGVRWNGKEDYFYFTTQKLKVSSSCTKREVFSQISRLFDPAGWLAPVIITAKILMQQIWSEGTSWDDHLTTISAVKWNNFIQNLPEIKCFKIPRWTGYRPATKIQFHGFCDSSEQAFSAALYIRIYESEHCIDSNLICAKTRVSPIKQVSLPRLELCGAVLLSKLVNTYVPNFPIESYELYLWTDSSIVLAWLNKSPRTWKTFVANRITEILENVGDTKWRHVKSAQNPADLATRGKSPQDLQNNSLWWKGPSWLMEPESQWVQSHPDVVQSENLEYKPTATFCTQSMEDILDRFSSLPRALRVLSYVYRFFHHSYKNKDKIARPQTWTVSQSEVNFVKNKLMRIAQQKYFPSEYRLLSDKKPIHRKSSILSLNPSLDSNNLLRVNGRLSNASLSYNERYPIIIPYDSRYACLLIDYIHELSMHGGNALVLRLLRHDIWIPKVKNLIKSRIRLCKTCVIHKKQMQKQIMAALPTERCTFSPPFTYTGIDFAGPFDIKSFSGRNCRITKGYTCVFVCFSTKAIHLEAVSDLSTKAFLAAFSRFVARRGLPKELFSDHGTNFVGASNTLKKEFQTMLAAAPKQVSDNFSIQGLKWNFIPPGSPHMGGLWEAGVKSFKTHFRKVLENSKLTFEEFSTTLARIEACLNSRPISPMSENPNDLLALTPGHFLRGGPLLSAPEPEVIGNSLSIINRWEKVKFLQQELCRRWKEEYLKELHKRYKWQVPQPNVKINDLVVIKNENLPSTEWRLGRVIKTYPGTDGQVRVVLIKTNLGEITRPITKICILPMHLK; from the coding sequence ATGACCTCACTTTCGGAACTCATATTTGCCGCCGATCGAATAGTGAAATCCTACGATGTTTTTTCACAAAGACCTGAGCATTTGCATACAATTGATAGTTTAGAGGCACGCAAAATTGAGTTAAAAGAATTGTGGTCAGAATTTAAGGtttcctttcaaaaatgtactcaCGATGAAAGTGATAATGTTGAAGTCCTTGATTCAAAATATAACTCAACTAGTGAAACATATATATCATTTCATGGTGAGATTTTACGTCTAATCGCAAAACTAAAAAACGAAAATGCAAATACAAATAGAAGTGCTGGGAATTTAGATTCGTCTGAAACATATCAATGTATAAAAGTACCAGCGTGTGATACTGATTTCTTTTACGGTGACTATCTCACTTGGCCGTCTTTTAGAGACATGTTTGAAGCCGTTTATAAAAACCATCCTAAGTTAGGACAGGTGCAAAAATTGTTTCATCTTCGTTCTAAAACGAAAGGCTCTGCACAAGCTATTGTTTCAAAGTTCCCTTTAACAAATGATAGTTTTGATTTAGCGTGGGAATCACTAAAAAATACatacgaaaataaaagaattttggtGAATAATCaagtaaaagttttgtttaaccTACCACGCATGCAAATTGAATCTGCAAAAGCAATTAAAGAATTACGAAGTTCTATAAATGATTGTCTTGCTTCATTAAAACCGCATAAAGTCACAACGTCGAATTGGGATCCAATGCTAATTTATGCTTGTTCGAATCGTTTACCTACCGAAACACTTAGTTTTTGGGAACAATCCCTTCAAGATCCAAGTGAAGTTCCAACTTGGGAACAAATGGACAAATTTTTAGAATCGCGTTATAGGATTTTAGAATCTATATCAGATGTTCAATCAACATCTACTACTAGCCTCGCAAAAAAGGGTTTTAATACAAAACCAAATAATCACATGAAAGTTCAagcttttcatacaaaaacatttaactttTCGTGTAAAGTTTGTAAAGGACAACACCCTTTGCGCAaatgttcaacatttttggaattaCCAGTTAAATCTCGATATGAATTTGTTcgacaaaataatatttgtacaaATTGTTTATCCGTTACACATTCTAGTAACAAATGCAAGAGTATTTATACATGCAGCACTTGCAAGGGTCATCATCATACTTTATTGCATTTTGCGTCTTCTACTTCATCTCAAAATGTAAATCAATCACCCTTGATTGACACTTCTAGCAATACTCAAGCATCAAATCTAACCAACACACAGTCCACTTCAAATCCACAACAATTATCGAATTTAGTAAACCACTCGTCTTACCATACCACCCTTGATAGAAGCGTTCTTTTAGCAACcgctttaataaaaattttacataatgGAAATCAACATGTATTGCGAGCTTTAATCGACCCTGGGTCTGAGGTGTCCTTCATTTCAGAACCAGTTCACAATCGACTTAAGTTACCGTTTCATTCAATTAACTCGCAAATATGTGGTATTAATTCAGCTTATGCTGCTACAGCTCAAAAACTATGCACCTTCTCACTTCTCAATGAAGAAAATCCGTCTAAGCCCATAACCGGACAAGCTAtcgttttaaaacatttgacCAATCATTTACCAGTTTCATCTTTCCAACTTACGGATTTAGGTTCTCTTGAAGGTTTGAAACTTGCAGACCCAACGTTTAATAAGTCATCGCAAATTGATTTCTTAATAGGTGCTGATCTTTATCCTGCCATTATACGTCCAGGACTTCTTCATATTTCACCTTCACTCATAGCTCAGAACACACTTTTTGGTTGGGTGTTGTCAGGCCTTCTTCCACACCATTTCCATACCTTTACCACCTTCCTATCTAGTCAGACTGAAAGTGATATTTCATTTGACATGAATAAGTTTTGGGAGCTGGAAGAGATTCGAGATACAAAGCCTAATATTTCTAATGCAGATCAGTATTGCGAAGACTTGTATATAAATACTACGCGAAGATTACAGGACGGTAGATATGTAGTAAAACTACCATTTAAacctaaaacaaatataaacagaGGTCTAGGATTATCCAGACAAATTGCGCTAAATCAATTTCTACGTTCAGAAAGGTCTCTTGCCAGTAATCCAGTTTTGCAATCAACATATTCAGAGGTTATTTCTGAATACATAAGGTTAGGCCATATGAAAAAAGTTGATGCCCAAGAAAGATTTGAAAATGGTGTAGTTTCATCTTACTACCTTCCTCATCATGTTGTGATCAAGCCAGAGAGTGTTTCTACTAAAGTTCGGGTTGTTTTCAACGCTTCCAGTCCCTCTAGCAATGGAACTAGTTTAAACGACTTGTTACATGCTGGACCTGTACTTCAACGTGATCTACCAACTCTCATACTGCGATGGCGTTTTTTCAAATACGTGTTTAACGGCGACATTGAGAAAATGTACCGTCAGATCGTAGTAGATGCACGGGATACACCGTTTCAGCGTATTCTGTATCGCAGCACTCCATATTCTGAAATAGAAGATTATGAACTTCTTACGGTCACTTTTGGCGTAAACTGTGCCCCATACCTGGCACTTCGTACACTACTAAAACTGGCAGATGATATTGAAACTACATACCCCCTGGCTTCGAAGATAATAAGGTCAGATTTCTACGTAGACGATCTTTTATCTGGGGCTCACGACATTCTTACAGCGCGTAAATCTCAAGACGAGTTAATTGCTGCGTTTAACTCCGCAGGTTTTTCAATACGCAAGTGGACCTCAAATGAGTGTTATCTTTTGAATCATTTGCCACCTGAACATGTTTTAAGTGAACACTTCTTAAATCTAGATGATGGCAGCTCAGTTAAGACTCTAGGCGTTCGGTGGAATGgaaaagaagattatttttatttcacgactcaaaaattgaaagtttctTCATCTTGCACCAAGCGAGAAGTATTCTCTCAAATTTCTCGGTTATTTGATCCAGCGGGATGGCTTGCACCAGTGATCATAACTGCAAAAATCTTGATGCAGCAAATATGGTCAGAAGGCACATCCTGGGATGATCATCTCACAACTATTTCAGCAGTAAAATGGAAcaacttcatacaaaatttacccGAAATAAAATGCTTTAAGATACCTCGCTGGACTGGTTATAGGCCTGCGACAAAGATTCAGTTTCACGGTTTTTGTGATTCTTCGGAGCAAGCTTTTTCTGCAGCTCTTTACATTCGAATCTATGAAAGCGAGCATTGTATCGATTCCAATTTGATATGTGCAAAAACTAGAGTATCTCCGATTAAACAGGTATCGCTTCCACGATTGGAACTATGTGGAGCAGTTCTGTTATCAAAACTCGTAAACACATATGTCccaaattttccaattgaatcaTATGAGTTATATTTATGGACTGATTCTTCCATTGTTCTAGCTTGGCTCAATAAGTCACCTCGAACATGGAAAACATTTGTGGCCAACAGAATAACCGAAATATTAGAAAACGTGGGAGATACAAAGTGGAGACATGTAAAATCAGCACAAAATCCAGCTGATCTTGCTACCCGTGGTAAATCACCCCAAGACCTTCAAAATAACTCGCTTTGGTGGAAAGGGCCTTCATGGCTCATGGAGCCAGAAAGTCAGTGGGTACAAAGTCATCCAGATGTTGTACAAAGTGAAAACTTAGAATATAAACCCACAGCGACTTTTTGCACCCAGTCTATGGAAGATATTCTTGATCGGTTTTCATCACTTCCGCGAGCATTGAGAGTGCTATCATATGTTTATAGATTTTTTCACCATTCATATAAAAACAAGGACAAGATTGCTCGTCCTCAAACTTGGACCGTTAGTCAATCTGaagtaaattttgtcaaaaataaactcATGCGGATAGCGCAGCAAAAATATTTCCCTTCAGAATATCGACTATTGTCTGACAAAAAACCAATTCACAGAAAAAGTTCTATACTATCTTTGAATCCATCTCTAGATTCTAATAACCTTCTAAGAGTTAATGGGAGATTAAGTAATGCTTCTCTTTCCTATAACGAACGTTATCCAATTATTATTCCTTATGATTCTCGTTACGCATGCCTCCTTATTGATTATATTCACGAGCTTTCTATGCACGGAGGAAATGCACTGGTTCTTCGATTACTGAGACATGATATTTGGATTCCAAAGGTAAAAAACCTAATTAAGTCTCGAATACGTCTTTGCAAAACTTGTGTAATTCATAAGAAACAAATGCAAAAGCAGATAATGGCAGCACTGCCTACTGAACGATGTACCTTTTCGCCTCCGTTTACATACACAGGCATCGATTTCGCTGGTCCATTTGATATAAAAAGCTTTAGTGGACGAAATTGCCGCATTACAAAGGGATATACTTGTGTCTTTGTATGCTTCTCGACCAAGGCTATCCACCTCGAAGCAGTGAGTGACCTATCTACTAAAGCTTTCTTGGCTGCATTTTCGAGATTTGTGGCTAGAAGGGGCCTTCCAAAGGAACTTTTTTCCGATCACGGCACCAACTTTGTTGGTGCTAGTAACACgttaaaaaaggaatttcaaACAATGCTAGCAGCAGCTCCAAAACAAGTTTCTGATAACTTTAGTATCCAGGGGTTAAAATGGAACTTTATTCCCCCTGGATCTCCACACATGGGAGGCTTATGGGAAGCCGGTGTCAAGAGCTTTAAAACTCATTTCAGAAAAGTTCTCGAAAACAGCAAGCTAACGTTTGAAGAATTTTCAACCACCTTAGCCCGTATAGAAGCGTGTTTAAATTCTCGACCAATATCACCTATGTCAGAAAATCCTAATGACTTACTAGCGTTAACCCCTGGACATTTCCTGCGCGGCGGTCCTTTACTTTCTGCTCCCGAACCCGAAGTTATTGGTAATTCTCTATCCATTATCAACAGAtgggaaaaagtaaaatttctcCAACAAGAATTGTGTCGGCGTTGGAAAGAAGAATACCTTAAAGAACTTCATAAACGCTATAAGTGGCAAGTTCCTCAACCTAATGTTAAAATCAACGATCTTGTAGTGATCAAAAACGAAAATCTTCCCTCGACCGAATGGCGTCTCGGGCGTGTAATCAAAACATATCCAGGAACTGACGGACAAGTTAGAGTTGTATTAATTAAAACTAATCTTGGCGAAATAACAAGGCCAATAACAAAGATTTGTATTCTTCCTATGCATTTAAAGTGA